In Strigops habroptila isolate Jane chromosome 2, bStrHab1.2.pri, whole genome shotgun sequence, one genomic interval encodes:
- the LOC115603901 gene encoding 28S ribosomal protein S33, mitochondrial-like → MSNVSSYALRMAWLSAQIFGEVVRPTDSKSMKVVKLFSEQPLAKRKEVYDWYPAHNTYYALMKKLRYFGLYRDEHQDFKEEMRRLKKLRGKEKPKKGEGKRALKKK, encoded by the coding sequence ATGTCCAATGTTTCCAGTTACGCCCTTCGAATGGCCTGGCTGAGTGCTCAGATATTCGGAGAAGTTGTCAGGCCTACTGACTCAAAATCTATGAAAGTAGTAAAGTTATTCAGTGAGCAGCCTCTGGCCAAGAGAAAGGAAGTCTATGACTGGTATCCTGCTCACAACACCTACTACGCCCTCATGAAGAAACTCCGTTACTTTGGCCTCTACAGGGATGAGCATCAGGACTTTAAGGAGGAGATGAGGCGATTGAAAAAGCTCCGTGGGAAGGAAAAACcaaagaagggagaaggaaagagagctCTCAAGAAGAAATAA